In Deltaproteobacteria bacterium, a single window of DNA contains:
- a CDS encoding lytic transglycosylase domain-containing protein: MNLKRLILLALLAVVFALAVVSLEARHIFRSADSSLASTSKAVAESRRVLRPGPSAPVVVNIVAQKLEQQKSREMDPATYDRYIEKVAQRHGVSPALIKAVIKAESRFDPQAISRKGAIGLMQVMPATAKAPSIRNLFDPHYNIQAGVKYLKKLLVMFDGNETLALAAYNSGPRKVKRYGGVPPFRETRVFVKRVLTYYEIFQDS, from the coding sequence TGAAACGATTGATCCTCCTGGCCCTGTTGGCAGTGGTGTTCGCGCTGGCGGTCGTGTCGCTGGAAGCGAGACATATCTTCAGGTCCGCTGATTCAAGCCTTGCAAGCACCTCAAAGGCAGTGGCCGAATCACGCAGGGTCTTGAGGCCCGGCCCGTCTGCGCCGGTTGTGGTCAACATTGTAGCTCAAAAGCTTGAGCAGCAGAAGTCCAGGGAAATGGACCCGGCCACGTACGACCGGTACATCGAAAAGGTCGCCCAGCGTCACGGGGTTTCCCCGGCCCTGATCAAGGCCGTCATAAAGGCTGAATCGCGCTTCGACCCTCAGGCCATCTCGCGCAAGGGCGCCATCGGCCTGATGCAGGTCATGCCTGCCACCGCCAAAGCGCCCAGTATCAGGAACCTGTTCGATCCTCATTACAACATCCAGGCCGGGGTGAAATACTTGAAAAAACTGCTAGTTATGTTCGATGGGAATGAAACCCTGGCTCTAGCGGCGTACAACAGTGGCCCGCGCAAGGTGAAAAGATACGGCGGTGTGCCTCCCTTTCGGGAAACCCGGGTCTTTGTGAAGCGGGTCCTGACATATTACGAAATATTTCAGGATTCTTAG